One segment of Brassica napus cultivar Da-Ae chromosome C3, Da-Ae, whole genome shotgun sequence DNA contains the following:
- the LOC106384251 gene encoding uncharacterized protein LOC106384251, protein MCYNLRCPGFVQTSRTVLIEGAISPASTIGGLQTELTIQVWKDPARGPWWLGVGFSNGTKLSAIRYWPVEIFSRLTDHAENVQWGGEIVDIRASGRHTTTEMGSGYRPGSDRAAYVRDLQVALSPGEFVPVSRLIVGATNYSVEKYSNSSFSYGGPHGTAVHLRFDLVTLCLCFVFLLLV, encoded by the exons ATGTGTTATAATCTGCGCTGTCCGGGTTTCGTACAAACAAGCCGGACCGTTCTTATTGAAGGCGCTATCTCACCGGCATCGACAATAGGAGGCCTTCAAACCGAACTCACCATACAAGTGTGGAAG GATCCAGCGCGGGGACCATGGTGGCTGGGAGTTGGTTTCAGCAATGGGACCAAGCTCTCGGCGATCAGATATTGGCCGGTCGAGATCTTCAGCCGTCTCACTGATCACGCAGAGAACGTTCAGTGGGGGGGAGAGATCGTCGACATCAGGGCATCGGGGCGACATACGACTACTGAGATGGGTTCTGGTTACCGTCCCGGCAGCGATAGAGCCGCGTACGTGAGGGATCTACAGGTTGCGCTCAGCCCAGGGGAGTTCGTTCCTGTTTCCCGGCTGATAGTAGGAGCTACCAACTACAGCGTGGAGAAATACAGCAACAGCAGCTTCTCGTACGGGGGACCTCATGGCACAGCCGTTCATCTGAGGTTTGACTTGGTTActctttgtttatgttttgtatttttgttgcttgtttag